In Pseudobacter ginsenosidimutans, the following are encoded in one genomic region:
- a CDS encoding DUF4843 domain-containing protein produces MQANNKSNTLQLLSLAIVMISLLSCKKEMPPKFSGEDFTYFVNTNILDANVRNIQNVYVAEKEFSFLISFNQMDTLKLNEVYNHNLLIRAEGRMSDKNRPVLLEVEGNGVEYAVLPPLDSIYISANESVHKLKLKLVRPPLSDTATKTLTLTLKNNQFFKPGNHTWYRITYKFGNMLQQPAYFDRNETFYGNFSAAKMIVMQEAVNRKGAAYWQSNANMTTLNNFIDLQAGKHLYFDPFSFNDLYNFIDDTEILLTGISSGPLRDAYNSIKTEIISLSKTLLIEKKNAGHPVLDGNGNEISFP; encoded by the coding sequence ATGCAAGCCAACAATAAATCGAATACACTCCAACTCCTCAGCCTGGCAATAGTGATGATTTCACTCTTGTCTTGCAAAAAGGAAATGCCGCCAAAATTTTCGGGTGAGGATTTCACCTATTTTGTCAATACCAATATTCTCGATGCAAACGTCAGAAATATTCAGAATGTATACGTTGCAGAAAAGGAATTTTCCTTCCTCATCAGTTTCAATCAAATGGATACCCTGAAATTAAATGAGGTGTACAATCACAATTTATTGATCAGGGCAGAAGGAAGAATGTCAGACAAGAACCGGCCCGTACTACTGGAAGTGGAAGGGAATGGCGTTGAATATGCTGTGCTGCCTCCTCTTGATTCTATCTATATCAGCGCCAACGAGTCGGTACATAAACTCAAGCTGAAACTGGTCAGACCACCATTGTCTGACACGGCAACAAAAACTTTAACACTCACCCTGAAGAATAACCAGTTTTTCAAACCTGGTAATCATACCTGGTACAGGATCACCTACAAATTCGGGAACATGCTTCAGCAGCCTGCTTATTTTGACAGGAATGAAACTTTCTATGGTAATTTTTCTGCTGCGAAAATGATCGTGATGCAGGAAGCTGTCAATCGTAAGGGCGCGGCCTATTGGCAATCGAATGCGAATATGACCACGCTGAATAATTTCATCGATCTGCAAGCTGGCAAACACCTGTATTTCGATCCATTCAGTTTTAACGACCTCTATAATTTTATTGATGATACTGAAATCCTCTTAACGGGCATTTCATCAGGGCCGTTGAGGGATGCCTATAACAGTATCAAAACAGAAATCATCTCCCTTTCCAAAACCCTTCTTATTGAGAAGAAGAATGCCGGACATCCTGTACTGGACGGAAATGGTAATGAGATCAGTTTCCCATGA